The following are encoded together in the Trachemys scripta elegans isolate TJP31775 chromosome 7, CAS_Tse_1.0, whole genome shotgun sequence genome:
- the LOC117879954 gene encoding RNA-binding protein 4-like, whose product MVKIFVGGVSPSVTVDELKKLFEQYGQVNECDILKNFAFVHMEKEDEAHKAISELHKQEFYGAHLTVEYATSKIRNATKIYVGNVSSKATTAQIKELFEKFGKVVECDIVKNYAFVHMAKEREAMDAILNLNDMPLEDQKIFVTLSKSNNSLKTTKGTSVPPPPPALPSYYFPRGRIPPPPPPYTPYAPRAWYDREYYDRYAYELYDRAMTARTAYERALPPPPSTPTAYRERSPVGRRTTAAVAQYTDPYAAAAAAQTYSQVYNQTGYAAVAAAAAAAATYSQYSMGATYSAGEYYEKYSNGYATQYAQTY is encoded by the coding sequence ATGGTGAAGATCTTCGTGGGAGGAGTCTCCCCTTCTGTCACAGTGGATGAGCTGAAGAAGCTCTTCGAGCAGTATGGACAGGTGAACGAGTGCGACATCCTGAAGAACTTTGCCTTTGTGCACATGGAGAAGGAGGACGAGGCCCACAAGGCCATCAGCGAGCTGCACAAGCAGGAGTTCTACGGGGCCCACCTGACGGTAGAGTACGCCACCTCCAAGATCCGTAACGCCACCAAGATCTATGTGGGCAATGTCTCCAGCAAGGCCACCACAGCCCAGATCAAGGAGCTCTTTGAGAAGTTTGGCAAGGTGGTGGAGTGTGACATTGTCAAGAACTACGCCTTTGTCCACATGGCCAAGGAGAGGGAAGCCATGGACGCCATCTTGAACCTCAACGACATGCCTCTGGAGGACCAGAAGATCTTTGTAACACTGTCCAAGAGCAACAACTCGCTCAAGACAACCAAGGGGACCTCTGTGCCACCTCCACCACCTGCACTGCCCAGTTACTACTTCCCCAGGGGGCGCATCCCCCCGCCACCGCCTCCATACACCCCGTATGCACCCCGAGCTTGGTATGACCGGGAATATTATGACCGCTATGCTTATGAGCTCTACGACCGGGCGATGACTGCCAGGACAGCATACGAGAGGGCCCTGCCACCTCCGCCCTCTACCCCCACCGCCTACAGAGAGAGGAGCCCTGTGGGCAGGCGGACGACTGCTGCAGTGGCCCAGTATACTGATCCCTATGCTGCCGCGGCTGCTGCCCAGACATACAGTCAAGTGTACAACCAAACGGGTTATGCAGCAGTGGCGGCTGCAGCCGCAGCAGCAGCTACCTATTCCCAGTACAGCATGGGTGCCACCTACAGTGCAGGGGAGTACTATGAGAAATACAGCAACGGCTATGCCACTCAGTATGCCCAGACGTACTAA
- the SNX15 gene encoding sorting nexin-15 isoform X1, whose translation MACRVKDEYQRHYTVTEPRSHPKGHTEYKVTAKFVSKKNPEDVKQITVWKRYSDFKKLHGDLSYIHRNLFRRMEEFPTFPKAQVFGRFEPEVIEERRKAAEAMLKFTVHIPALNNSPQLKEFFRGGEVKRPLEACDLRILPPPLIPVPQEGTDAGDDAQGSVAELGLQSLEPERELEPHPHRREQAEPQSPVPLGAVGVAGEEHNGGEETGDPALAAKSEEDLDLLFASVGEEKESGSPLHGPLSNQDLALFDPFIKEEQCSASPSQGAMLAVGSELLPGQDIELAADALWDLQISQPAEQEAIQGLDPGGYLAVATEEITLALKREAAKDYAGALFGYRNGVDILLKGVQGDPDPARREAVKKKTAEYLHRAEELVQLTHLQP comes from the exons ATGGCCTGCAGGGTGAAGGATGAGTACCAGCGGCATTACACGGTCACAGAGCCGAGGAGCCACCCCAAGGGCCACACCGAGTATAAAGTGACAGCCAAG TTTGTTTCGAAGAAGAACCCAGAGGATGTCAAGCAG ATCACGGTCTGGAAACGGTACAGTGACTTCAAGAAGCTGCATGGGGACCTGTCCTACATCCACCGCAACCTCTTCCGGCGCATGgaggagttccccaccttccccaaaGCCCAGGTCTTTG GCCGCTTTGAGCCCGAGGTGATCGAGGAACGCAGGAAAGCGGCTGAGGCCATGCTGAAGTTCACGGTGCATATTCCTGCGCTGAACAACAGCCCCCAGCTCAAGGAGTTTTTCAGG GGAGGGGAGGTAAAGAGGCCCCTGGAGGCCTGTGACCTACGCATCCTGCCACCCCCTCTGATCCCAGTACCACAGGAGGGCACAGATGCCGGGGACGATGCTCAgggatctgtggcagagctgggactgcagAGCCTGGAGCCTGAGCGGGAGCTGGAGCCGCACCCACACCGAAGGGAGCAGGCGGAACCGCAGAGCCCAGtgcccctgggagctgtgggggtagcGGGGGAGGAGCATAACGGGGGAGAGGAGACAG GGGACCCTGCACTGGCTGCTAAATCCGAGGAGGATCTGGATCTGCTCTTTGCCtcggtgggggaggagaaggagagcgGGTCACCTCTCCACGGCCCCCTGTCTAACCAGGACCTGGCCCTCTTTGACCCCTTCATCAAGGAAG AGCAATGCTCAGCCAGCCCTTCCCAGGGGGCCATGTTGGCTGTGGGATCAGAGCTGCTCCCCGGCCAGGACATTGAGCTAGCAGCTGATGCCCTGTGGGACCTGCAGATCTCTCAGCCTGCGGAGCAGGAGGCAATACAGGGACTGGACCCAGGAGGgtacctggcagtggccactgagGAGATCACACTGGCCTTGAAGAGAGAAGCAGCCAAAGACTACGCAGGGGCCCTCTTTGGCTACCGCAATGGGGTGGACATCCTGCTGAAGGGGGTGCAAG GAGACCCCGATCCTGCCCGCCGGGAAGCAGTGAAGAAGAAGACAGCCGAGTATCTACATCGGGCCGAAGAGCTGGTCCAGCTgacccatctccagccatga
- the SNX15 gene encoding sorting nexin-15 isoform X2 has product MGKDTVRSRFKSLFRRRTQRMSSRSRSGNGRFEPEVIEERRKAAEAMLKFTVHIPALNNSPQLKEFFRGGEVKRPLEACDLRILPPPLIPVPQEGTDAGDDAQGSVAELGLQSLEPERELEPHPHRREQAEPQSPVPLGAVGVAGEEHNGGEETGDPALAAKSEEDLDLLFASVGEEKESGSPLHGPLSNQDLALFDPFIKEEQCSASPSQGAMLAVGSELLPGQDIELAADALWDLQISQPAEQEAIQGLDPGGYLAVATEEITLALKREAAKDYAGALFGYRNGVDILLKGVQGDPDPARREAVKKKTAEYLHRAEELVQLTHLQP; this is encoded by the exons ATGGGGAAGGACACTGTACGTAGCCGCTTTAAGAG TTTGTTTCGAAGAAGAACCCAGAGGATGTCAAGCAG ATCACGGTCTGGAAACG GCCGCTTTGAGCCCGAGGTGATCGAGGAACGCAGGAAAGCGGCTGAGGCCATGCTGAAGTTCACGGTGCATATTCCTGCGCTGAACAACAGCCCCCAGCTCAAGGAGTTTTTCAGG GGAGGGGAGGTAAAGAGGCCCCTGGAGGCCTGTGACCTACGCATCCTGCCACCCCCTCTGATCCCAGTACCACAGGAGGGCACAGATGCCGGGGACGATGCTCAgggatctgtggcagagctgggactgcagAGCCTGGAGCCTGAGCGGGAGCTGGAGCCGCACCCACACCGAAGGGAGCAGGCGGAACCGCAGAGCCCAGtgcccctgggagctgtgggggtagcGGGGGAGGAGCATAACGGGGGAGAGGAGACAG GGGACCCTGCACTGGCTGCTAAATCCGAGGAGGATCTGGATCTGCTCTTTGCCtcggtgggggaggagaaggagagcgGGTCACCTCTCCACGGCCCCCTGTCTAACCAGGACCTGGCCCTCTTTGACCCCTTCATCAAGGAAG AGCAATGCTCAGCCAGCCCTTCCCAGGGGGCCATGTTGGCTGTGGGATCAGAGCTGCTCCCCGGCCAGGACATTGAGCTAGCAGCTGATGCCCTGTGGGACCTGCAGATCTCTCAGCCTGCGGAGCAGGAGGCAATACAGGGACTGGACCCAGGAGGgtacctggcagtggccactgagGAGATCACACTGGCCTTGAAGAGAGAAGCAGCCAAAGACTACGCAGGGGCCCTCTTTGGCTACCGCAATGGGGTGGACATCCTGCTGAAGGGGGTGCAAG GAGACCCCGATCCTGCCCGCCGGGAAGCAGTGAAGAAGAAGACAGCCGAGTATCTACATCGGGCCGAAGAGCTGGTCCAGCTgacccatctccagccatga
- the ARL2 gene encoding ADP-ribosylation factor-like protein 2 isoform X1, which yields MEINAVMIGGDGTQWALVRGKQVPGGAEEAAGLLVMGLLTILKKMRQKERELRLLMLGLDNAGKTTILKKFNGEDIDTISPTLGFNIKTLEHRGFKLNIWDVGGQTSLRSYWRNYFESTDGLIWVVDSADQQRLQVCKQELQSLLVEERLAGATLLIFANKQDLPGALSSNAIREALELDSIKSHHWCIQACSAFTGENLLTGIDWLLDDISSRIFTAD from the exons ATGGAGATCAACGCTGTGATGATTGGCGGCGACGGGACCCAATGGGCGCTGGTCCGTGGGAAGCAGGTACCGGGCGGGGCTGAAGAGGCGGCTGGACTGCTGGTGATGGGGCTGTTGACTATTCTGAAGAAGATGCGACAGAAGGAGCGGGAGCTGCGGCTTCTTATGCT TGGCCTAGACAATGCTGGCAAAACCACCATCCTGAAGAAGTTCAACGGGGAGGATATCGACACCATCTCGCCCACACTGGGCTTCAACATCAAAACTCTGGAGCACCGGGG GTTCAAGCTGAACATTTGGGACGTGGGCGGACAGACATCCCTGCGCTCCTACTGGCGCAACTATTTTGAGAGCACGGATGGTCTCATCTGGGTGGTGGACAGCGCTGACCAGCAGCGCCTGCAGGTCTGCAAACAGGAGTTGCAGAGCCTCCTGGTGGAGGAG CGCCTGGCCGGAGCTACCCTGCTCATCTTTGCCAACAAACAGGACCTGCCGGGAGCACTGTCCTCCAATGCCATCCGGGAG gCCTTGGAACTAGACAGCATCAAAAGCCACCATTGGTGCATCCAGGCCTGTAGTGCCTTCACTGGGGAGAACCTGCTGACAGGGATCGACTGGCTCCTGGATGATATTTCCAGCCGGATCTTCACCGCGGACTGA
- the ARL2 gene encoding ADP-ribosylation factor-like protein 2 isoform X2, with the protein MEINAVMIGGDGTQWALVRGKQVPGGAEEAAGLLVMGLLTILKKMRQKERELRLLMLGLDNAGKTTILKKFNGEDIDTISPTLGFNIKTLEHRGFKLNIWDVGGQTSLRSYWRNYFESTDGLIWVVDSADQQRLQRLAGATLLIFANKQDLPGALSSNAIREALELDSIKSHHWCIQACSAFTGENLLTGIDWLLDDISSRIFTAD; encoded by the exons ATGGAGATCAACGCTGTGATGATTGGCGGCGACGGGACCCAATGGGCGCTGGTCCGTGGGAAGCAGGTACCGGGCGGGGCTGAAGAGGCGGCTGGACTGCTGGTGATGGGGCTGTTGACTATTCTGAAGAAGATGCGACAGAAGGAGCGGGAGCTGCGGCTTCTTATGCT TGGCCTAGACAATGCTGGCAAAACCACCATCCTGAAGAAGTTCAACGGGGAGGATATCGACACCATCTCGCCCACACTGGGCTTCAACATCAAAACTCTGGAGCACCGGGG GTTCAAGCTGAACATTTGGGACGTGGGCGGACAGACATCCCTGCGCTCCTACTGGCGCAACTATTTTGAGAGCACGGATGGTCTCATCTGGGTGGTGGACAGCGCTGACCAGCAGCGCCTGCAG CGCCTGGCCGGAGCTACCCTGCTCATCTTTGCCAACAAACAGGACCTGCCGGGAGCACTGTCCTCCAATGCCATCCGGGAG gCCTTGGAACTAGACAGCATCAAAAGCCACCATTGGTGCATCCAGGCCTGTAGTGCCTTCACTGGGGAGAACCTGCTGACAGGGATCGACTGGCTCCTGGATGATATTTCCAGCCGGATCTTCACCGCGGACTGA
- the SNX15 gene encoding sorting nexin-15 isoform X3 encodes MEEFPTFPKAQVFGRFEPEVIEERRKAAEAMLKFTVHIPALNNSPQLKEFFRGGEVKRPLEACDLRILPPPLIPVPQEGTDAGDDAQGSVAELGLQSLEPERELEPHPHRREQAEPQSPVPLGAVGVAGEEHNGGEETGDPALAAKSEEDLDLLFASVGEEKESGSPLHGPLSNQDLALFDPFIKEEQCSASPSQGAMLAVGSELLPGQDIELAADALWDLQISQPAEQEAIQGLDPGGYLAVATEEITLALKREAAKDYAGALFGYRNGVDILLKGVQGDPDPARREAVKKKTAEYLHRAEELVQLTHLQP; translated from the exons ATGgaggagttccccaccttccccaaaGCCCAGGTCTTTG GCCGCTTTGAGCCCGAGGTGATCGAGGAACGCAGGAAAGCGGCTGAGGCCATGCTGAAGTTCACGGTGCATATTCCTGCGCTGAACAACAGCCCCCAGCTCAAGGAGTTTTTCAGG GGAGGGGAGGTAAAGAGGCCCCTGGAGGCCTGTGACCTACGCATCCTGCCACCCCCTCTGATCCCAGTACCACAGGAGGGCACAGATGCCGGGGACGATGCTCAgggatctgtggcagagctgggactgcagAGCCTGGAGCCTGAGCGGGAGCTGGAGCCGCACCCACACCGAAGGGAGCAGGCGGAACCGCAGAGCCCAGtgcccctgggagctgtgggggtagcGGGGGAGGAGCATAACGGGGGAGAGGAGACAG GGGACCCTGCACTGGCTGCTAAATCCGAGGAGGATCTGGATCTGCTCTTTGCCtcggtgggggaggagaaggagagcgGGTCACCTCTCCACGGCCCCCTGTCTAACCAGGACCTGGCCCTCTTTGACCCCTTCATCAAGGAAG AGCAATGCTCAGCCAGCCCTTCCCAGGGGGCCATGTTGGCTGTGGGATCAGAGCTGCTCCCCGGCCAGGACATTGAGCTAGCAGCTGATGCCCTGTGGGACCTGCAGATCTCTCAGCCTGCGGAGCAGGAGGCAATACAGGGACTGGACCCAGGAGGgtacctggcagtggccactgagGAGATCACACTGGCCTTGAAGAGAGAAGCAGCCAAAGACTACGCAGGGGCCCTCTTTGGCTACCGCAATGGGGTGGACATCCTGCTGAAGGGGGTGCAAG GAGACCCCGATCCTGCCCGCCGGGAAGCAGTGAAGAAGAAGACAGCCGAGTATCTACATCGGGCCGAAGAGCTGGTCCAGCTgacccatctccagccatga
- the SNX15 gene encoding sorting nexin-15 isoform X4, with translation MSSRSRSGNGRFEPEVIEERRKAAEAMLKFTVHIPALNNSPQLKEFFRGGEVKRPLEACDLRILPPPLIPVPQEGTDAGDDAQGSVAELGLQSLEPERELEPHPHRREQAEPQSPVPLGAVGVAGEEHNGGEETGDPALAAKSEEDLDLLFASVGEEKESGSPLHGPLSNQDLALFDPFIKEEQCSASPSQGAMLAVGSELLPGQDIELAADALWDLQISQPAEQEAIQGLDPGGYLAVATEEITLALKREAAKDYAGALFGYRNGVDILLKGVQGDPDPARREAVKKKTAEYLHRAEELVQLTHLQP, from the exons ATGTCAAGCAG ATCACGGTCTGGAAACG GCCGCTTTGAGCCCGAGGTGATCGAGGAACGCAGGAAAGCGGCTGAGGCCATGCTGAAGTTCACGGTGCATATTCCTGCGCTGAACAACAGCCCCCAGCTCAAGGAGTTTTTCAGG GGAGGGGAGGTAAAGAGGCCCCTGGAGGCCTGTGACCTACGCATCCTGCCACCCCCTCTGATCCCAGTACCACAGGAGGGCACAGATGCCGGGGACGATGCTCAgggatctgtggcagagctgggactgcagAGCCTGGAGCCTGAGCGGGAGCTGGAGCCGCACCCACACCGAAGGGAGCAGGCGGAACCGCAGAGCCCAGtgcccctgggagctgtgggggtagcGGGGGAGGAGCATAACGGGGGAGAGGAGACAG GGGACCCTGCACTGGCTGCTAAATCCGAGGAGGATCTGGATCTGCTCTTTGCCtcggtgggggaggagaaggagagcgGGTCACCTCTCCACGGCCCCCTGTCTAACCAGGACCTGGCCCTCTTTGACCCCTTCATCAAGGAAG AGCAATGCTCAGCCAGCCCTTCCCAGGGGGCCATGTTGGCTGTGGGATCAGAGCTGCTCCCCGGCCAGGACATTGAGCTAGCAGCTGATGCCCTGTGGGACCTGCAGATCTCTCAGCCTGCGGAGCAGGAGGCAATACAGGGACTGGACCCAGGAGGgtacctggcagtggccactgagGAGATCACACTGGCCTTGAAGAGAGAAGCAGCCAAAGACTACGCAGGGGCCCTCTTTGGCTACCGCAATGGGGTGGACATCCTGCTGAAGGGGGTGCAAG GAGACCCCGATCCTGCCCGCCGGGAAGCAGTGAAGAAGAAGACAGCCGAGTATCTACATCGGGCCGAAGAGCTGGTCCAGCTgacccatctccagccatga